From the genome of Ailuropoda melanoleuca isolate Jingjing chromosome 5, ASM200744v2, whole genome shotgun sequence:
TCTCAACTACCAGGTGAGATCAAACTCTGCTTCCATGTAGCATGTATATGTAGGTGCAAAGTGTAAGAATTTATATATAGACTTGATTCTTTTAATTGATGACAGCTGGATTGTAAACTTTTTGAGACCAGATATTTACCTTCTTCATAATCTATAACCCATTTCAGATGGTTGCCTGTCTGCTCATCAGTCTAAGTCACAGCATAGCAGCTTAAACTTATATATATGTTAACTGAATGGGTTAAAGGTATGTTCTGtcacaatattaataaaattagaaccatgaaaatgcaaaagcaaagttggaaaggcaagggtttggttttttttttaattttatttttttatctgacagagggagggagggagagcgagaaAGAATGAGCGTGTGCACAATCAGgcagagcagcaagcagaggcagaggaagaagcaggctccactctgagcagggagcctgacatggggctcaatcccacaacccagggatcatgacctgagccgaagttggatgcttaactgactgagccacccaggagtcccaggaaaACGCAAAATTTGCAAATAGCAGGCATTCAATATTCTTTCACTATATAAAAAATTGAGCTCTATTATATACAGATATTGGAGATAGAAATACGGACCTAATTTCTGTCTGTTAGATAAGGTAAGATCTTGACCTCAAGGATCTCAGAGTTAAGATTTGGAATttgttaaataagtgaatgaatgaaaaatgcaaaGAGGAAACATTTTACCAAATCTGAAATGTGTAGTTTAAGAAGTTTAGTGCCCGAACCACTATGTCATGTAAGATATGTAAGCTGGCTTTTGAAGCAATCCTTGGCTTCAGTAGTCTGTAAGTTCAATACTGTCTTTGTTCTAGGGgttctgcaatttttaaaaaagtaaggcttgggaatattaaaattatcaaatatCTATATAAATGATCCTCCTGCAAACTCCTTACCATACCACCAATACCACTGCCATAAGATTAAAACTTACCAGGATTCAGAATATCCATGTCATTACTAGATTCATAGtcttcattcatttcacttaagtttatatattcattattctGGAATAATACAGATTAGTAtttagaataaaaggaaaagaaaaatgtactcattttatattcttactattaaacataaatacaaaaatgacaTGAAGAATGTTTAAGCATTTTTAACTGAACCAGAAATTGAAATCCTGAGTAAATAAAAAAACGAATTTCTTAGATTTGACGTGGCCATGGCAAATTTAGTTGACTGTTTCTATGAAACTTAAATTTGATCAAAGTAAATGAGTGAAAACGGGaagtcataattttattttttcctagtcattttttcttttaccagtATAAATAGGCCATTTATGCtattaaagaatataatttcaaGGTTCTCATAAAAATCAAACATTATCTTACCTTATTGTAAATGCTTAGAGCTGTTCAAGCATTAACAGCTCTAAAAGCTGACACTAGAGAGTTTTGCCAGGTTATCTTAGctgatgaagagaaaaacaataaccacaacagcaacaaaataggCTGTATCTAAACAGGACCTCACTTCAACTAAACATTTTCCCACTGCCTTAATATTATCTTAATCagcttttctaaatatataaatgttaaggaaagaaaatacctttttaGACAAAAGCATTTCTGTTTCAAGAAGAGTGACACGACTTAGAAGATTAGTCCAGGTTTTTTCATTTAccatcacttttcctttcattttttcttccaaagagtCTAATCTACTCTCTACCAAAGTCAGTTTCTGAAGCTTTTCTTGGCATTCAGCAAGCATAGTCTGTAATGCAGTAATCTCAGGACTAATTTTAACATCCTAAAATGAATAGAGAATAGAGAGGTTAAAAATTGTATCACACAAACtgtaattcctttaaaaatccatgtatcCCCATTTTCATTGCACGGTGTCATTTCAGTAGTGACAACAGGCAGTATAGCATGAGTTGAGTGATCTGTAGAGGCGGAATGCTTGGACACAGAAGCTACCTCATCTGAGGTGTATGACCTTGGTGTCTCAATTTCCTTATataaactaaacacacacacacacccacacaccccccccacacacaaaccaGGATCTACTTTATGCGGTTcttgtgaaaattaaatcatttgcataaagctcttagaacaacACCTAGTGGTATGAGAAAACTGTCACTAACTAGCTTTTTTGTAACAGCCCCTAAGCACAAAGCTAAGAGGGAGTGACAAATGACAGTGCATTGAGACTGTTCAGCTtgctataaaaaggaaataaacttcaTTACCATGTGGTAGTTTTTATAAGGGACAACTGTATACTGTGATGTAGAGAAGTCACAAGAAACAAAcgaaagatagaaaaagaagtttAGCAGGAGCAGTACAGATTAGACGCTATAATAGGGTCTGTGAcaataaagtaatagaaaaacGATTCTAAGAGTGAGACAAAAGGACGGCAAGGGcccagaagggaaaatgaaatggCAGGAGTGTACCAGTTTTTCCATTCATTAATGAACCGAACAGACAGTAGAGAACCTTTACTGTTCAAAGTagtatttctctgtctctcaccaGACTAAATTTCCTGAAGTAAAGTACTATCCCTTACCCATCTTTTTCTTACCCATAACACCTGGCCCAGTACCCTAAACATAAGCAGCAAATATCCACTGAATCATATAGAGTACACTTACTTATTCTTAAATAATGGTAACAAAGGTGTTATATTATGATTAATAATTCAAAAGGCTAGAGACATTCCAAAGTTTAGATACTGAAGTAATCATGTACATCAAAGTAAGAAATACCGGCATCTGTTAAAGAAGTCCAAAACTCTTACTTGTTGTTCAGACTTGATTTCAGGGAACTTTACTTCAGGAACCGTTACTGCAGTAGTGTTTATGGCACACACATCAAATGCTTCACTAACATCTGTTACAGTACTTATCGTGTCTTCGGGAATGTTAACACCACCTTCATTATACAGGTGACGGATCACCACAGCTTTTTTCTGCATAGAGAAAAATATGTCAGAGCTGCTTCAGTGGTTTCTTCATACGATTATTTTAAACATAGACACAGTAATTTTGCAGAAGAAATATTCATCTTCCCTTTAAGATTTACCAGTTTAAATAACATATTAAGGTATATATCAAACACTTGATTAAACTATGATTATATATTAAACACTACTGATTACTCTTACTAATATTTTGTGTGATGAAATTGTGGTCCTGATTTTTAAAGCGTTCTTATGTATTAGAAAAATTGAAATACCTATTCAATGATGTCTGGTATTTGATTCATACTGTTTCAGATTTGGGGGGAAAGATGCTAGAAAAGTGGTTACGATAAAGATGAAACAAGATTAAGGAGGGCTTGATAAACTGCTGATAGTGGGAatgagtactttttttaaaagattatttatttgacagagagagagagagaaagagggaggcagacaacaagcacaagcaggggaagcaggaggcagaggaagagggagaagcaggctccctgctaagcaggaagcccgatatggggctcaatcccaggagatcaggacctgagcccaacgcagatgcttaaccaactgagccacccaggcgccctgggaatgAGTACTTTTATAAATGCTTGAAACGTTCCATAATAGGTTGCCACATAATTCACATATAAATAATCAAGAACTGGCTCCATGAGGAGGATCcattatattgtttttctaataaaCAAGCCAGAAGATATTAGACCTTCAGCTAGTAATTCAAACTTAGTGACAAAGGGAAAGTTCTAAGAGTAAGGCATGAGGTCCAACTATGCATTCACACAAGACTCTTCTGCCTGCTCCTTTTACTATTGACAGACAGCATATGCACTATAAAGATGTCATATAATGTAAGATAGAATGCACGAATCACACTCTATAGAAGGTACTGGGAAAAGAGACCATTTGCTTTAGTATTGACTCAATCTCTGCCTATAAAAGTACTGATTCCAACTTTTCTAAGTtggaatacttttaaaatttatttaaatttctgataAAGATCTGGTGTCAATGATGAAATTTTGATTAATAACAAAGAATACTTTgtttcaagaaaactaaaaacaagttTAATGCCTTGAAATTTTGCACCTTATTAGAACAATTTAGATTATTACTCAGccccaaaactgaaatagaagaTTGAAAAATATATCTAGTTATAGTAGCTCATATTTAGTTAAGTGCTTACAGTGCCTGTGCTAAGCACAGGAAGGTTACAAAAAAAACAGTATAAGAAAATTCCTGTTCATATAAATTCTAGTTAGGGaaggatattatatataaaccatttggaaattaaaaataaaactgtataaaacTAACAAGAGTTGGATAAGTTAAAGATTCAAGTGTACAAGAAGTATGGGCACTTATTCAGAAACACgtatcttttaattctttttcttattgctcTTATTACCTGCAGCAAAacaggtatatttaaaaaaaaaaagtaatcaagaACATTTTTCCTCCAGTAAAATATCACTTTATTATAAAGGCATAAAAGTATCTTTTTAATGGATTCTATTAATTTAACTCATGCAGTTTGGATTGGGGAGAAATAATTCTCTAGATTTTACTTCAGCCAGAAACTATTCATATCTTTTACCTAATTACACCTTAATTATTTATCTGATAGTCTATCCTTCAATCTCAGAAATGGTCTGCCCAAAGTGGAAGACAGCTGAATATATACTAATTGGTATAAGGTAATATTTTGGCCTCAAAGGCTCTTGAAATGCATTGAACTCATTCAGCCACTAGTGCTCAAAGGAGACAAGGGTAGGTAAGATATTTActagcaaagagaaaatattaaaaaacctaACCCAAAACCAGATTATAGGTCTAGGGACTCTCAATCACTGGATAATATACACTCCtagtataaaaatatgaatgtatgCAAATGAATCATCATAACCTATCACAAACTAATGGTATGCTCTTCATACATTCCCATGTTTTAGAAAGACTAGATACATAATTAAGAATACATGTCTAGACCACATAATACAACCTTCCCAAATCACTGCTATTCTATCGGGGGGAAATGAGGCAGAAGTAGAAATTAGAAACATAAAGAGAAACACtgtttaattttacatttctatccTCTTACAATGTGAAGACCATCTTCTAAAGAACATGGTATACTATATCTGACTAAAATGTTTTACTAGCTACTAGTCAGAAAGTGAAATTTGTACATTGATTAATTAGGTAGATAATTCTTAGCACTTAcacattttctttgtatattcttaCCTTTCCTGAAGTCATAAACCTGCCAGTGATGTCAATGCCAAAAGGTTCTGTAGATGTCTTCTCAGTGCTTGAAGAAGGTTCTGACTTAACagaactgattttctttctttgttgtgatggaatcttaaaaaaaaaaagtattaagacTAATTTTATGTGAAAGCtgacatatatttaaattatattatttaaacgTTCATATATGAAATACAACTGCCAAATGATAAGACTCTAATGAGACATGTCTTGAAAACTAAGTGAGGAAAATGTGTTATGTTTGAACTGTTAGCTTAGGACTAGTAGATCTGTCACAAAAGTGTAAAAACAAATGACCAGTATTTAAAGCAAACATCAGGTATACAGTCACCCAAATCTGTGAACAATGCAGTAATTATATTTCTGTGTTAGTTTGCTATGTAGGGTATTGACTTCATACATTAAAATACTGGGCCACTTGgaataagtttaaataaattaataaaattacctTCTCAAGACTACTCAATTCCTTGTGCTTTTTCATCACACAATTCAAAATATCACAAATAATTTGGATTTTCCATTCTGCAAATCCACATTGGAGAAACTGCTTTTTTGTCAAGATTGGTTTATAATTAAATTGATCACGAAGAAGCTGTAAAAAGGGTAAAGAACAAAATGATAAACGGCCACCTGGTCAGGAATGTAGTACCACCTTTGAGAGGAGAAGGAGGATCAAGCCATTAGATTAGGGTATTCAAGAGGTTCGCAGGGGTGGTGTGAGTCATGAGGTAGGAGAGGTATCCATGTAGAACACAAGTAGCTAGGAAGTAGCAGAGACTAGAGGGCTGTGTAGGGAGATGAAAAAATACAGCCAATGATCAAAAAGTTCAAATATCCTCATCAGTACTAGAAAAACTCCGTAACTTACTAGATAATAAAGAATACCATACCAGATGTCAGAAAAATCATAATTTGGTTCATTCTTCCACGGCATGACTTATTAGACAAGTCAGTAGGCCTCTGGGTTTCAAtgtctcatttgtaaagtgagagAAATAGATTAACTAGACCAGCAATTTTCAAAGCCTACATTATAGAACCCTAGGATTTCTTAGAAGTACCTCTTAGGTTTCCATGAAAGCTTGCTGTGGTTAGAGGCAAAGATAGGGAAGACTAAACAGAGACTCTACACATAAAAGCTTCCATTTCATCAAATGCAAttcactactttaaaaaaaatctgatttgatAAATGGGTTTTACTCTTTTAACAAGAATGAGAAAACCAGTGCTTGagtaaaaattaatgataatctggaggtattttttaatcatatgaGATTAAGTTCAGTGGA
Proteins encoded in this window:
- the CEP44 gene encoding centrosomal protein of 44 kDa translates to MATGDLKRSLRNLEQVLRSLNYPQEVDCVGLVKGDTAASLPIISYSLTSYSPYVAELLMESNIELIAKNDLRFIDTVYKLLRDQFNYKPILTKKQFLQCGFAEWKIQIICDILNCVMKKHKELSSLEKIPSQQRKKISSVKSEPSSSTEKTSTEPFGIDITGRFMTSGKKKAVVIRHLYNEGGVNIPEDTISTVTDVSEAFDVCAINTTAVTVPEVKFPEIKSEQQDVKISPEITALQTMLAECQEKLQKLTLVESRLDSLEEKMKGKVMVNEKTWTNLLSRVTLLETEMLLSKKNNEYINLSEMNEDYESSNDMDILNPGRESKAERQTSIPLSSGYSTVSSDSTPRTSTGSYCGLKENSEETTIQKMERMKKMFEETAELLKCPNH